From a single Phragmites australis chromosome 7, lpPhrAust1.1, whole genome shotgun sequence genomic region:
- the LOC133923641 gene encoding transcription factor bHLH96-like, with translation MLYTPMEVPVAATPAQAEGENGVQQGRRKRRRRARSFKNREDAESQRMTHIAVERNRRRQMNEYLAVLRSLMPESYVHRGDQASIVSGAIDFVKELEQQLQSLEAQKRSLLASQQQRNNTAPERDTARATARTPMSSSSSSDPASNRAAENDEEEAPPPFARFFRCPQYVWRHAPPREDGAAGAAEETSRASGLADIEASVVMDGHASLRAMAPRRPGQLLKMLAGMQALGLAVLHLNVTTALDAVVLYTLNLKVEEGCSLTTADDIAAAAHHVLCAIDAEATGRRGAAGALASAPHR, from the exons ATGCTATACACGCCGATGGAGGTGCCGGTAGCGGCAACGCCGGCGCAGGCGGAGGGGGAGAACGGGGTGCAGCaggggaggaggaagcggcggcggcgggcgaggAGCTTCAAGAACCGCGAGGACGCGGAGAGCCAGAGGATGACCCACATTGCCGTCGAGCGCAACCGCCGCCGCCAGATGAACGAGTACCTCGCTGTGCTCCGGTCGCTCATGCCGGAGTCCTACGTCCACCGG GGCGACCAGGCGTCCATCGTCAGCGGCGCCATCGATTTCGTGAAGGAGCTCGAGCAGCAGCTGCAATCCCTCGAAGCGCAGAAGCGCTCGCTGCTAGCGTCGCAGCAGCAGCGCAACAACACGGCGCCGGAACGTGACACGGCTCGCGCCACGGCGCGAACACcaatgagcagcagcagcagctcagaCCCCGCGAGCAACCGCGCGGCCGAgaatgacgaggaggaggcgcctCCTCCGTTCGCGCGCTTCTTCAGGTGCCCGCAGTACGTGTGGCGCCACGCGCCGCCGCGGGAGGACGGTGCGGCCGGTGCCGCGGAGGAGACGAGCCGCGCCTCCGGGTTGGCGGACATCGAGGCGAGCGTGGTGATGGACGGGCACGCCAGCCTCCGGGCGATGGCGCCGCGTCGGCCGGGGCAGCTGCTCAAGATGTTGGCGGGGATGCAGGCGCTTGGCCTCGCCGTGCTGCACCTCAACGTGACCACTGCACTCGACGCGGTGGTGCTCTACACCCTCAACCTCAAG GTGGAGGAAGGGTGCAGCCTGACGACGGCGGACGacatcgcggcggcggcgcaccaCGTGCTGTGCGCCATCGACGCCGAGGCGACGGGCCGGCGTGGGGCAGCCGGAGCTTTAGCTAGTGCACCCCACCGGTGA
- the LOC133924867 gene encoding E3 ubiquitin-protein ligase Os04g0590900-like yields MASSPLAITGTQPTWVPYEPAKDCSQGLCSMYCPQWCYFIFPPPPPFDVGGPGPDDSSGPVFSPLVIAIIGVLAIAFLLVSYYTFFSRYCGTFGSFRGRVFGSNSASDARSGGHRQSRSQESWNVSPSSGLDETLISKITLCKYKRGDAFVHTTDCSVCLGEFRDGESLRLLPKCSHAFHQQCIDKWLKSHSNCPLCRANITFVTVGLATQEPESCGPGESGRDTHEVVVVMDDLEIMCGEQQNVESSTDSDDQEANGGPEGLDEADSKAEIREEGLPPKRGPSSSDPNRDSRMSIADVLQATMEDELMAARESGFLAGGAGSSRRCHGENSREWGRSSWRALQDAMDSVPMKRLPPAGRSCFSNKSGRGKDSDLPM; encoded by the coding sequence ATGGCCTCTTCACCTCTTGCAATTACGGGGACACAGCCTACTTGGGTCCCCTATGAGCCAGCCAAAGATTGTTCTCAGGGCCTGTGCAGCATGTATTGCCCCCAGTGGTGCTACTTCATcttccctccgccgccgcccttcGATGTCGGCGGTCCCGGCCCTGACGACTCCTCCGGTCCTGTCTTCTCCCCTCTTGTCATCGCAATCATCGGTGTACTGGCCATCGCCTTCCTCCTTGTCAGCTATTACACTTTCTTCTCCAGGTACTGTGGCACCTTCGGCTCTTTCCGGGGTAGAGTTTTTGGCTCTAACTCAGCCAGTGATGCCCGCAGCGGCGGCCACAGACAGTCGAGGAGTCAAGAATCTTGGAACGTCTCTCCGTCGAGTGGTCTGGATGAGACCTTGATCAGCAAGATCACCTTGTGCAAGTACAAGCGCGGTGATGCCTTCGTCCACACCACGGATTGTTCAGTCTGCCTGGGCGAGTTCAGGGATGGGGAGAGCCTCCGGCTGCTACCCAAGTGCAGCCATGCCTTCCACCAGCAATGCATTGATAAGTGGTTGAAGTCACACTCCAATTGCCCTCTCTGCCGCGCCAACATCACGTTCGTCACCGTGGGGTTGGCGACGCAGGAGCCAGAGAGCTGTGGTCCAGGCGAGAGTGGGAGAGACACCCATGAGGTGGTTGTGGTGATGGATGACTTGGAAATCATGTGTGGAGAGCAGCAGAATGTGGAGAGCAGCACCGATAGTGATGATCAAGAAGCAAATGGTGGCCCAGAAGGACTGGACGAGGCTGACAGCAAGGCTGAGATCAGAGAAGAAGGATTGCCGCCGAAGAGGGGGCCCTCGTCATCAGACCCCAACCGCGACAGCCGCATGTCCATTGCTGACGTGCTGCAGGCCACCATGGAAGATGAGCTCATGGCAGCCAGGGAGAGTGGCTTCCTTGCAGGTGGCGCCGGCTCATCAAGACGGTGTCATGGCGAGAACAGCAGGGAATGGGGCCGCAGCAGTTGGCGTGCATTACAGGATGCCATGGATTCTGTGCCGATGAAGAGGTTGCCACCTGCTGGGCGGTCGTGCTTCAGTAACAAGAGTGGAAGGGGAAAGGATTCAGATCTTCCGATGTGA